From the Priestia koreensis genome, one window contains:
- a CDS encoding cytochrome c biogenesis CcdA family protein, with the protein MADLNLVIAVGGGFLSFISPCCLPLYPAFLSYITGMSVNDLKEENGMLKRKSMLHTLFFLIGFSIIFVALGFGSSFVGKIFQNYDGLIRQLGAILIIFFGLVVVGIFKPSFLMKDRRLSFTQRPSGFLGSIVIGMAFAAGWMPCTGPILASVIALSAIHPGSGMTYMIAYALGFAIPFFILSFFIGHLKWIKRNSALFVKGGGYLMVAMGIVLYFDWMTKIIAYSSSLLGGFRGF; encoded by the coding sequence ATGGCAGATTTGAACTTGGTCATTGCAGTAGGTGGAGGATTTTTATCCTTTATTTCTCCTTGTTGTTTACCACTATATCCTGCTTTTTTATCGTATATTACGGGCATGAGCGTAAACGATCTAAAAGAAGAGAACGGCATGTTAAAAAGGAAAAGCATGCTTCATACGTTGTTCTTCCTAATCGGATTTTCCATCATTTTCGTGGCACTCGGTTTTGGAAGCTCCTTTGTCGGCAAGATATTTCAAAATTATGACGGCTTAATTCGTCAATTGGGAGCCATTTTAATCATCTTTTTTGGGCTTGTAGTAGTCGGTATTTTTAAGCCATCTTTCCTTATGAAAGATCGCAGATTATCCTTTACGCAACGTCCAAGTGGTTTCTTAGGCTCCATCGTAATTGGCATGGCTTTTGCAGCCGGCTGGATGCCTTGTACAGGCCCTATTCTTGCGTCTGTTATTGCTCTTTCTGCTATTCATCCAGGCTCAGGCATGACCTATATGATTGCCTACGCGCTAGGGTTTGCAATTCCGTTTTTTATTCTATCATTTTTCATTGGTCATTTAAAATGGATTAAACGTAACAGCGCTCTTTTTGTAAAAGGAGGGGGTTATCTCATGGTCGCAATGGGAATTGTTCTTTACTTCGACTGGATGACAAAAATTATTGCGTATTCTTCTAGCTTATTAGGTGGATTTAGAGGTTTTTAA
- a CDS encoding MurR/RpiR family transcriptional regulator, protein MSMDYTQSVIQKVKVMFPGFSEKEKKVANYLIQAPDQMIHDSISQLAERLFISEATITRFTKHIGFKGYQALKIALASDIRKLSHQEEEQIAEDASVTQIFSSSIQQLQNTLTMMDEDKILKAVSLLANSTHIAFYGNGASSVIALDAHHKFLNTGISSNAYLDFQVQHRAAFQLKETDVACVISAGPIDDQLMSITNILRERRVPILSITEYGKNNLSQCATVSLFTSPVGNQGVHEEWTTQISQLCLVHTLYTKVMMAKDPVLSSY, encoded by the coding sequence ATGAGCATGGATTATACGCAGTCTGTTATACAAAAAGTGAAAGTAATGTTTCCTGGTTTTAGTGAAAAGGAAAAAAAGGTCGCAAATTATTTAATTCAAGCACCTGATCAAATGATTCACGATTCGATTAGTCAGCTAGCAGAGCGACTATTTATATCCGAAGCAACAATTACCCGCTTTACAAAACATATTGGTTTTAAAGGATACCAAGCATTAAAAATTGCGCTTGCCTCAGACATTCGCAAACTCTCTCATCAGGAAGAGGAGCAGATTGCTGAAGATGCTTCGGTGACACAAATTTTTTCTTCGAGTATTCAGCAACTTCAAAATACGCTGACCATGATGGATGAGGACAAGATTTTGAAAGCCGTGTCTCTATTAGCAAATTCAACACATATTGCGTTTTATGGAAACGGAGCTTCATCCGTTATTGCACTTGATGCGCATCACAAATTTTTAAATACGGGAATCTCTTCTAATGCTTACTTGGATTTTCAAGTACAGCATCGAGCTGCCTTTCAGCTAAAGGAAACGGACGTTGCTTGTGTTATCTCAGCAGGTCCGATTGACGATCAGCTAATGAGTATCACGAATATTCTACGCGAGCGCCGTGTTCCAATTTTAAGTATAACCGAATATGGAAAAAACAACTTAAGTCAATGTGCCACCGTTTCATTGTTTACGTCACCTGTTGGAAACCAAGGTGTTCATGAAGAATGGACGACACAAATCTCACAGCTATGTCTTGTTCATACGCTTTATACAAAGGTAATGATGGCGAAGGATCCCGTTCTATCCTCTTATTAA
- a CDS encoding aspartyl-phosphate phosphatase Spo0E family protein, with protein sequence MHKQDILLQIEKKREELVHIVKIKGLTSALTVQYSQELDHLLNLYDQTYTSKLNNLS encoded by the coding sequence GTGCACAAACAAGACATTCTACTTCAAATTGAGAAAAAGCGCGAAGAGTTAGTACATATTGTAAAAATCAAGGGACTTACCTCTGCATTAACTGTCCAGTATAGTCAAGAGCTTGATCACCTGTTGAATTTATATGATCAAACTTATACAAGCAAATTAAACAACCTCTCATAA
- a CDS encoding CcdC family protein: MIVASTLVALAMAMLVLMVRVKASKKPTNAKKIILPPFFMSTGALMFIFPYFRVTGTEFLEAILLGMFFSIFLIKTSKFEIKDDQVYLKRSKAFVFILIALVAIRTALKLYFSQTIEVGALGGMFWILAFGMIVPWRVAMYISYKRISKQIPTRPIDQTV, from the coding sequence GTGATTGTTGCTTCAACTTTAGTTGCGCTTGCGATGGCAATGCTTGTGTTAATGGTGCGTGTGAAGGCATCGAAAAAGCCGACAAATGCGAAAAAAATTATTTTACCACCGTTCTTTATGAGTACAGGTGCGTTAATGTTCATTTTCCCATATTTTCGCGTAACCGGTACAGAATTCTTGGAAGCGATTCTGTTGGGTATGTTCTTTTCTATCTTTTTAATCAAAACGTCAAAGTTCGAGATAAAAGATGATCAAGTATATTTGAAGCGCTCAAAGGCTTTTGTCTTCATTTTAATTGCCTTAGTCGCAATTCGTACAGCGCTCAAACTATACTTTAGTCAAACGATTGAGGTAGGAGCGCTTGGTGGGATGTTTTGGATTCTAGCCTTCGGAATGATTGTACCGTGGCGCGTAGCGATGTATATCTCATACAAACGTATTTCCAAGCAAATTCCAACGCGTCCAATCGATCAAACCGTCTAA
- a CDS encoding cryptochrome/photolyase family protein — MMKKIIVLFRKDFRITDNPALTQAGHDGTVAPIYIYDEHYDGDWSLGGASKWWLHYALEDLTNSLQNLEAPLHIYKGNTIDILKKMVQSEEIDALYFNKRYEPHVMEQDEQLIKEMKEINIDVQTFEGHLILPPQETTKENGDPYKVFTPFYKSFRQKEVPKATKKIRSLKSFHLDKDSLKADELSLLPTINWTSGMEAKWDVSEKGAWETFKHFVKHRLRNYEDGRDVPAEESISNLSPYLAFGQISSRYIYQYLLEKSESLQSANVEKQISAFLRQLVWREFSYHLLYFFPHTVRKPLNEKFTHFKWKQSKQDFKAWTKGKTGYPLVDAGMRELWETGVMHNRVRMVAASFLVKHLLLPWQKGSEWFWDTLVDADLANNTMGWQWVAGSGADAAPYFRIFNPTTQAERFDEDGEYIKKWIPELAKLPTKYIHKPWEASDEILKKAEVSLGKNYPKPIVDHKSARERALEHYDEIK, encoded by the coding sequence ATCATGAAAAAAATTATTGTTCTGTTTCGAAAAGACTTTCGCATTACCGATAACCCTGCCCTTACCCAGGCTGGCCATGACGGGACGGTTGCTCCTATTTATATTTACGATGAACATTATGACGGAGACTGGTCACTCGGCGGCGCTAGCAAGTGGTGGCTTCACTATGCTCTTGAAGATTTAACAAACAGTCTGCAAAATCTTGAAGCTCCCCTTCATATTTATAAAGGAAATACAATTGATATCCTGAAGAAAATGGTTCAGTCAGAAGAAATTGACGCTCTTTACTTCAATAAGCGCTACGAACCACATGTAATGGAGCAAGATGAACAGCTAATAAAAGAAATGAAGGAAATCAACATCGACGTTCAAACATTTGAAGGTCATCTAATACTTCCTCCACAGGAAACAACAAAGGAAAACGGTGACCCCTACAAAGTTTTTACCCCTTTTTATAAATCGTTTCGTCAAAAAGAAGTGCCGAAGGCGACTAAAAAAATAAGGAGCCTTAAGAGTTTTCATCTGGACAAGGATTCTCTGAAAGCTGATGAACTTTCCCTTCTTCCGACGATTAATTGGACAAGCGGAATGGAAGCAAAATGGGACGTGTCTGAAAAAGGCGCATGGGAAACCTTTAAGCACTTTGTCAAACACCGACTGCGTAATTACGAGGACGGTCGCGATGTGCCTGCTGAAGAAAGTATTTCAAATCTATCGCCATATCTTGCATTCGGTCAGATCTCTAGTCGCTATATCTATCAGTACTTGTTGGAGAAAAGCGAGTCACTGCAATCAGCGAACGTTGAGAAACAAATTTCCGCCTTTCTACGCCAGCTTGTGTGGAGAGAATTCTCTTATCACCTGCTTTACTTCTTCCCACATACCGTTCGAAAGCCTTTGAATGAAAAGTTCACTCATTTTAAATGGAAGCAAAGCAAACAAGATTTTAAGGCATGGACAAAAGGAAAAACCGGCTATCCTCTTGTTGATGCAGGAATGAGAGAACTGTGGGAAACAGGTGTCATGCATAACCGTGTACGAATGGTGGCAGCATCCTTTTTAGTCAAGCATCTCCTTCTTCCGTGGCAAAAGGGATCAGAATGGTTTTGGGATACGCTCGTGGATGCAGATCTTGCCAACAATACGATGGGCTGGCAATGGGTTGCTGGAAGCGGTGCGGATGCAGCCCCTTATTTTCGAATATTTAATCCTACCACCCAAGCGGAACGATTTGATGAGGACGGCGAGTATATTAAAAAGTGGATACCTGAACTGGCGAAGCTCCCAACAAAATATATTCACAAACCGTGGGAAGCTTCTGATGAAATACTCAAGAAGGCCGAGGTATCACTTGGAAAAAATTATCCAAAACCAATTGTGGATCATAAATCAGCACGGGAACGAGCGCTTGAGCACTACGACGAAATTAAATAA
- a CDS encoding copper homeostasis protein CutC, with amino-acid sequence MILEIGATTLLDAILAEENGADRIELSSGMVDGGYTPSYGLMEKVMEQVKIPVHIVVRPHNQTFVYNKDDLDTMRRDIQLAKELGAKGIIIGCLTEEKEIDVHVLSQLLSEADGLDVTFSHAFDQVRDQEEALEALQHFPQIKRVTTSGSDKTALAGIPQIKKLLRRLQGQPLTLVGSKGLKPENMKPFLEVTKLTEVRLGAGVRVNCQYTQPINPKSVQAARQLCDKLK; translated from the coding sequence ATGATTTTAGAAATTGGCGCAACAACGTTATTGGATGCCATTTTAGCTGAAGAAAATGGTGCAGATCGCATCGAATTATCATCTGGTATGGTAGATGGAGGGTATACCCCTAGTTACGGATTAATGGAAAAAGTGATGGAACAGGTGAAAATCCCTGTACATATCGTAGTTCGTCCTCATAACCAAACGTTTGTATACAATAAAGACGATCTTGATACGATGCGAAGAGATATACAGTTGGCGAAAGAGCTCGGAGCAAAGGGAATCATTATCGGGTGTCTAACAGAAGAAAAAGAAATTGATGTTCATGTCCTAAGTCAGCTTCTTTCAGAAGCAGATGGCCTAGACGTAACATTTAGTCACGCATTTGACCAAGTGCGTGATCAAGAAGAAGCCTTAGAAGCGCTTCAGCACTTTCCGCAAATTAAACGAGTAACAACATCAGGATCCGATAAAACGGCGCTAGCGGGAATTCCACAGATTAAAAAATTATTGCGAAGACTACAAGGTCAACCGTTGACTCTTGTGGGAAGCAAGGGATTAAAACCAGAAAACATGAAGCCATTTTTAGAGGTGACAAAATTAACAGAAGTACGTCTAGGTGCAGGCGTACGCGTGAATTGTCAATATACGCAGCCAATTAACCCTAAAAGTGTACAAGCTGCTAGACAGCTATGTGATAAGCTTAAATAA
- a CDS encoding thiol-disulfide oxidoreductase DCC family protein — MKHIIFYDAQCPLCANVKKVLIKLDWFQRLEWVPVQKAEDEAQYHYLKERDVYDRIHMMSASGRLYAGFYSVRRILRALPATALFGWLLYIPKVDRLGVPLYNWISANRHDWFGRYAAPVY, encoded by the coding sequence ATGAAACATATTATTTTTTATGATGCGCAGTGTCCGCTTTGCGCCAATGTTAAAAAAGTGTTAATCAAACTCGATTGGTTTCAGCGACTCGAATGGGTTCCTGTACAAAAGGCAGAAGATGAGGCGCAATATCATTATTTGAAAGAGCGAGATGTGTATGATCGTATCCACATGATGTCGGCTTCTGGCAGGCTTTATGCAGGCTTCTACTCGGTCCGCCGAATTTTACGTGCGCTTCCAGCTACGGCACTGTTTGGCTGGTTGCTGTATATTCCAAAAGTGGATCGCTTGGGAGTACCGCTCTATAACTGGATTTCAGCAAACCGTCATGACTGGTTTGGAAGATATGCAGCACCTGTTTACTAA
- a CDS encoding DUF2179 domain-containing protein, with protein sequence MKDILLILLLQLIYVPVLTLRTIFLVKGMSTYASLFGVIESLIYVFGLSIVFSGEQSVVQMVVYAVGFGLGIVVGSFIERKLAIGFTTFMVNLPAKNESLIAELRQEGFGVTVFHGEGRDSIRYQLEILTKRNREDDLFRIIEDHEPRAFIISYEPRKFKGGFLLKTLKKAKKTS encoded by the coding sequence GTGAAGGACATCTTACTAATCTTGCTACTTCAACTTATTTATGTGCCTGTCTTAACTTTACGTACCATTTTCTTAGTGAAAGGCATGAGCACTTATGCGTCACTATTTGGTGTGATTGAGTCCCTCATTTATGTCTTTGGATTGTCCATTGTGTTTTCTGGAGAACAAAGCGTTGTACAAATGGTTGTATACGCAGTAGGATTTGGACTAGGTATTGTTGTAGGAAGCTTTATTGAGCGAAAATTAGCGATTGGATTTACGACATTTATGGTAAATCTCCCTGCTAAAAATGAAAGCTTAATTGCCGAACTTCGTCAAGAAGGATTTGGAGTAACTGTTTTCCACGGTGAAGGAAGAGATAGCATTCGCTATCAGCTAGAGATTTTAACAAAGAGAAACAGAGAAGATGATCTGTTTCGAATCATTGAAGATCACGAACCAAGAGCATTCATTATTTCGTATGAACCGCGTAAATTTAAAGGTGGTTTCTTGCTGAAGACATTAAAAAAAGCAAAGAAAACATCGTAA
- a CDS encoding general stress protein: MVDVKVVENGVQAKEIVETLIRNGFTTDEIYLLAHDKNRSKDLADAIDTNNIGLKEQGVGSALANVFRSRGDELRSKMTSLGLSQPEAERYEEELDRGKVIVIASKVA, translated from the coding sequence ATGGTAGATGTAAAAGTCGTTGAAAATGGTGTACAAGCAAAAGAAATCGTGGAGACATTAATACGAAATGGTTTTACAACGGATGAAATTTATCTGCTCGCACACGATAAAAACCGCTCCAAGGATTTAGCTGATGCGATCGATACAAACAACATCGGATTAAAAGAACAAGGGGTAGGAAGTGCACTAGCAAATGTTTTCCGCTCACGTGGTGATGAACTTCGTTCGAAAATGACTTCACTAGGACTATCACAACCAGAAGCTGAGCGATATGAGGAAGAGCTAGACAGAGGGAAAGTAATTGTCATCGCGTCTAAGGTAGCTTAA
- a CDS encoding YesK family protein, which yields MMVGAPLLVSLPLGLLVIVLSIWLRKRRVRTWLLLLPSFVLMLTGIVFFYVGIAFIRGFEGSSYSFIGLFLMIFSAVGIMVSRIQVKPASRQ from the coding sequence ATGATGGTTGGTGCTCCATTGCTTGTGTCCCTTCCTCTCGGTCTACTCGTTATTGTTTTGTCTATATGGCTCCGAAAGAGACGGGTGCGTACATGGCTACTTTTATTGCCTAGCTTCGTACTCATGTTAACAGGAATTGTTTTCTTTTATGTTGGTATCGCATTTATTCGAGGCTTTGAGGGTTCTTCCTATAGCTTTATTGGCCTATTTTTAATGATCTTTAGCGCTGTAGGAATCATGGTTAGCCGCATACAGGTAAAACCTGCTTCGCGTCAGTAA
- a CDS encoding ABC transporter ATP-binding protein — translation MDVNQHMTGKEQRTVLKRLLSYTVPYKKQFILTFFLLLIVTVADILGPIIVKVFIDDYLTPRYMPTNPLLLLGIAYLGLHIIKVVIQYFQLLRFQELALNIIQKLRIDVFSKVHKLGLKYFDQTPTGSIVSRITNDTESIKDMFVEVIVSFIQNGVMLVGIFIAMFILNVKLAAFCLVLLPALYLLMKIYRKVSSVFYQQMREKLSQLNASLNESLQGMAIVQVFRQEDRMKKEFAKINEEHYEAGLKNIKLDGLLLRPAVDVIYIVSLMIVLSYFGISSFGNVVEIGVLYAFINYLDRFFEPINQLMMRLSLFQQAIVSASRVFALLDDNTYAPSSSHKETNKVTEGEIRFENVTFSYDGKRDVLKNISFTAKPGETVALVGHTGSGKSSIINLLMHFYHLEKGNILLDGVPIREYTNDELRRKVGLVLQDPFLFANDIKHNIALHNQSITIDQVKEAAKFVQADAFIERFEDQYDEKVVERGATLSSGQRQLVAFARTIVRDPKVLVLDEATANIDTETEEAIQLALERMRKGRTTIAIAHRLSTIQNADLILVLHKGEIVERGTHQELLSLKGLYYKMYLLQNGLSYEENNQEGA, via the coding sequence ATGGACGTAAATCAGCATATGACAGGAAAAGAACAGCGAACGGTTTTAAAGCGTCTTTTGAGCTACACGGTTCCCTATAAAAAGCAGTTCATTCTAACTTTTTTTCTACTACTAATTGTTACAGTGGCGGATATATTAGGGCCCATTATTGTGAAAGTGTTTATCGACGACTATTTAACACCTCGGTACATGCCAACAAATCCCTTACTATTACTTGGAATTGCGTATTTGGGGCTGCATATCATTAAGGTCGTCATTCAATATTTTCAGCTGCTTCGATTTCAGGAGCTTGCGCTAAATATTATTCAAAAGCTTCGAATTGATGTTTTTTCAAAGGTCCATAAGCTTGGATTAAAGTATTTCGATCAAACGCCTACCGGAAGCATTGTCTCCCGCATTACGAATGATACGGAATCGATTAAAGATATGTTTGTGGAAGTTATTGTTTCCTTTATTCAAAATGGTGTTATGCTCGTGGGGATTTTTATTGCGATGTTTATTTTAAATGTAAAGCTTGCTGCATTTTGCTTAGTGCTGCTACCCGCTTTGTATTTGTTAATGAAGATTTATCGCAAAGTGAGCTCCGTTTTTTATCAGCAAATGAGGGAAAAACTCAGTCAGCTGAACGCCTCATTAAATGAATCTCTTCAAGGAATGGCGATTGTGCAAGTATTCCGTCAAGAAGATCGAATGAAAAAAGAGTTTGCCAAAATTAATGAAGAACACTACGAAGCAGGATTAAAAAACATTAAGCTTGATGGTTTGTTGCTTCGCCCTGCTGTAGATGTCATTTATATTGTGTCTCTGATGATCGTCCTTAGCTACTTCGGCATCTCGTCGTTTGGAAACGTTGTTGAAATTGGCGTTTTATATGCGTTTATTAATTACCTAGATCGATTTTTTGAACCCATTAACCAGCTAATGATGCGACTTTCATTATTTCAGCAGGCGATTGTTTCTGCCTCACGCGTGTTTGCTCTCCTTGATGATAACACGTATGCTCCGTCTAGTAGTCATAAGGAAACAAACAAGGTGACGGAGGGCGAAATTCGCTTTGAGAACGTAACATTTTCCTATGATGGAAAGCGAGATGTGTTAAAAAATATTTCGTTTACCGCCAAACCTGGCGAAACTGTTGCATTAGTAGGGCACACCGGAAGCGGAAAAAGTTCCATTATTAATCTATTAATGCATTTTTATCACCTTGAAAAAGGCAACATTCTTCTTGATGGGGTTCCAATTCGAGAATATACAAACGATGAGCTTAGAAGAAAAGTAGGGCTTGTTCTCCAAGATCCGTTTTTGTTCGCCAACGATATTAAGCACAATATTGCTCTTCATAATCAAAGTATTACGATAGATCAAGTAAAGGAAGCGGCGAAGTTTGTTCAGGCCGATGCATTTATTGAACGATTTGAGGATCAATATGATGAAAAAGTCGTAGAGCGTGGAGCCACTCTCTCAAGTGGTCAGCGCCAGCTAGTGGCCTTTGCAAGAACCATTGTACGCGACCCGAAAGTGTTGGTGCTAGATGAAGCAACGGCGAATATTGATACGGAAACAGAAGAAGCCATCCAATTAGCGCTTGAGCGTATGAGAAAGGGACGTACAACTATTGCGATTGCTCATCGCTTATCTACTATTCAAAATGCTGACCTTATTTTGGTTCTTCATAAAGGCGAAATTGTCGAGCGCGGAACGCATCAAGAGTTGTTGAGTTTAAAAGGGCTCTATTACAAGATGTATCTGCTGCAAAACGGATTATCGTACGAAGAAAATAATCAAGAGGGCGCATAA
- a CDS encoding metal-dependent hydrolase → MRYQTHIITSVAAGAYLTTVTDAPFTFTFVGGIIVGSLIPDIDEPNSYIGRRSFGIAKLIKKAFGHRGLTHSLLAWMCFSLIYYFYPNHFTYGLCAGYLFHIAGDFFSKRGVPLFSPIWKKKFKFLITYETGKIGEKLIMLAAIFAIGYLVYTNQLYTQLFVQAP, encoded by the coding sequence TTGAGATATCAGACACATATTATTACATCCGTTGCGGCGGGAGCCTATTTAACGACTGTCACCGATGCTCCTTTTACGTTTACATTTGTAGGAGGAATCATAGTAGGAAGCCTTATTCCTGATATTGATGAGCCTAATTCGTATATTGGCAGGCGTTCGTTTGGGATTGCAAAGCTCATTAAAAAAGCATTTGGTCATCGAGGATTAACTCATTCTCTTCTTGCTTGGATGTGCTTTAGTTTAATTTACTATTTCTACCCTAATCATTTTACATATGGTCTTTGTGCTGGCTATTTGTTTCATATAGCAGGGGACTTTTTCTCAAAGCGCGGTGTGCCGTTATTTTCGCCGATTTGGAAAAAGAAGTTCAAATTTCTTATCACTTATGAAACAGGTAAGATCGGTGAAAAATTAATCATGCTAGCAGCTATTTTCGCTATCGGATATCTTGTGTACACCAATCAGCTTTACACACAGCTTTTTGTACAAGCACCATAA
- a CDS encoding response regulator has protein sequence MAKVLIVDDARFMRKTLTAILENSHYEVVGEAENGRQAVEMYRELQPDLVMMDITMPEMSGMEALRIIKKEFSDSKVIMCSAMGQQKMVVDAIEAGAKDFIVKPFDESRVIDAVSRVLA, from the coding sequence GTGGCGAAGGTATTAATAGTAGATGATGCTCGGTTTATGAGAAAAACGCTAACAGCAATCCTAGAAAATTCTCACTATGAAGTAGTAGGTGAGGCTGAAAATGGGCGTCAAGCGGTTGAAATGTATCGGGAATTACAGCCTGATCTCGTAATGATGGATATTACGATGCCAGAAATGAGCGGGATGGAAGCGCTGCGGATTATAAAAAAAGAATTTTCAGATTCAAAAGTGATCATGTGTTCAGCGATGGGCCAACAGAAGATGGTCGTGGATGCGATTGAAGCGGGGGCAAAGGACTTCATTGTAAAACCGTTTGATGAATCACGCGTAATTGATGCAGTGAGTAGAGTGCTCGCTTAG
- a CDS encoding CapA family protein yields MFKHALKTAGIIVALFIPLGTITPSIEAATAPAITMSFTGDILLDRNVGEQVTKYGVNYPFTSVGSILKSTDLTAGNLETAVTTRGSAQAKQFTFRSKPATLQGLKNNGFDMVSIANNHTMDYGLQGLYDTITYLNRYGIGHSGGGKNEQEAFKAYYKTVKGKKIAILAVSRVLPDASWFSGKTKPGIASAYQTSTLMSYVKQAVRNSDYTVVMIHWNKESTDYPEAYARSLGKQLVDQGVDAVIGSHSHTLMGMEYYKQVPIFYSLGNFVFTPSKSPKGAETMIVKLKITGGKTYPQIIPAKIINGKPTLMNAAYNKTILSKLNRLSYNASVSASGIVTQK; encoded by the coding sequence ATGTTCAAACATGCATTAAAAACAGCGGGAATAATTGTCGCTCTATTCATACCGCTCGGCACGATCACTCCTAGCATTGAAGCTGCTACAGCACCTGCCATTACGATGTCGTTTACTGGAGATATCTTATTGGATAGAAATGTAGGCGAACAAGTGACCAAATACGGTGTTAACTACCCGTTCACAAGCGTGGGATCTATTTTAAAAAGCACAGATCTAACCGCCGGAAACTTAGAAACGGCCGTTACAACACGAGGAAGCGCACAAGCCAAACAATTTACGTTTCGTTCCAAGCCAGCAACGCTTCAAGGCTTGAAAAATAACGGCTTTGATATGGTTAGTATCGCAAACAATCATACGATGGATTATGGTCTGCAAGGATTATACGATACGATAACATACTTAAATCGCTATGGAATTGGGCACAGCGGCGGCGGGAAAAATGAGCAAGAGGCGTTTAAAGCTTATTATAAAACGGTAAAAGGAAAGAAAATTGCAATTTTGGCGGTCAGCCGTGTCCTTCCTGACGCTAGCTGGTTCTCTGGAAAAACCAAGCCTGGAATCGCAAGCGCCTATCAAACAAGTACATTAATGAGCTATGTAAAACAAGCTGTACGAAATTCTGATTACACGGTCGTCATGATTCATTGGAATAAGGAAAGTACGGATTATCCAGAAGCCTACGCCCGGTCGTTAGGAAAACAGCTCGTGGATCAAGGTGTAGATGCAGTCATTGGCAGTCACAGTCACACGTTGATGGGAATGGAGTATTACAAACAGGTCCCTATTTTTTATAGTCTAGGAAACTTTGTATTCACCCCCTCTAAAAGTCCAAAAGGGGCCGAAACCATGATTGTAAAGCTAAAGATTACAGGCGGAAAAACCTATCCACAAATTATTCCCGCTAAGATTATCAACGGAAAACCAACGTTAATGAATGCAGCTTATAATAAAACCATCCTCTCTAAGCTTAATCGACTATCATACAATGCGTCCGTTAGTGCTTCTGGCATCGTGACGCAAAAATAA
- a CDS encoding DUF2621 domain-containing protein: MLTGWFLWFILFWIVFLISMFAIGGFFMFRKFLKRLPKEDGKSIIDWEEHYIRETLHLWSSPQKQLLEDLVKPVPELFRDVAKQKIAGKIGELALQEQANAITEDLIVRGYIVATPKRDHKFLLKTLQEKKISVTPYQHLFKSS; the protein is encoded by the coding sequence ATGCTAACTGGATGGTTTTTATGGTTTATTCTATTTTGGATTGTGTTCCTTATTAGTATGTTTGCCATCGGCGGATTCTTTATGTTTCGAAAGTTTTTAAAGCGGCTTCCTAAAGAGGATGGAAAATCCATTATTGACTGGGAGGAACATTACATTCGCGAAACATTGCATTTGTGGAGTTCGCCACAAAAACAGCTTCTTGAAGATTTGGTCAAGCCGGTTCCTGAACTTTTTCGAGATGTAGCCAAACAAAAAATTGCGGGTAAAATTGGTGAGCTTGCGCTTCAAGAACAAGCAAACGCCATTACTGAAGATTTAATTGTGAGAGGATATATCGTAGCAACACCAAAGCGCGACCACAAATTTTTATTAAAAACGCTGCAAGAAAAGAAAATTTCCGTCACCCCATATCAACACTTGTTTAAAAGCTCGTGA